A single genomic interval of Antarcticibacterium arcticum harbors:
- a CDS encoding DUF1003 domain-containing protein, protein MKSYISKKRIKIGEAVKGADIRQGIFELISREVPGFSLEDHISIEELNRYRRLYLTSLILQERGELDQIDRSVMEAIQNNAVLSENIQEEIEAQLTTGQKLSDKIASFGGSWLFIISFFLFILIWIAVNIWFLSTEAFDPYPFILLNLLLSCLAAIQAPIIMMSQNRLEQKDRQRGEHDYQINLKAELEIKLLSEKIDHLLVHQNKKLLEIQEVQTDYLEDLMNEIKKRKGI, encoded by the coding sequence ATGAAAAGTTATATAAGTAAGAAACGTATAAAAATAGGGGAAGCGGTAAAAGGGGCAGATATACGGCAGGGGATCTTTGAGCTTATAAGCAGGGAAGTTCCGGGATTTTCCTTAGAGGACCATATTTCTATTGAAGAACTGAACAGGTACAGGAGGCTTTACCTCACTTCCCTTATACTCCAGGAGAGAGGGGAACTTGACCAGATAGATCGCAGTGTGATGGAGGCTATTCAAAACAATGCTGTCTTATCTGAAAATATACAGGAGGAGATTGAAGCCCAACTTACCACCGGTCAGAAACTTTCAGATAAGATTGCATCATTTGGAGGTAGCTGGTTATTCATCATCAGCTTTTTTTTATTTATATTAATATGGATCGCGGTGAATATTTGGTTTCTTTCTACTGAAGCTTTTGATCCCTATCCCTTTATATTGCTGAATTTGCTTCTCTCCTGCCTCGCAGCCATCCAGGCTCCTATTATTATGATGAGCCAGAACAGGCTGGAACAAAAAGACCGGCAACGCGGGGAACACGATTACCAGATCAACCTGAAAGCTGAGCTGGAGATCAAATTGCTTTCAGAAAAAATAGACCATTTACTGGTGCATCAAAACAAGAAACTTCTGGAAATACAAGAGGTTCAAACAGATTATCTGGAAGACCTTATGAATGAAATTAAAAAAAGGAAGGGAATTTAA
- a CDS encoding LLM class flavin-dependent oxidoreductase — protein MSFNIKSIPYSILELASVSAGSNPAETFKNSLDLAQHAEDLGYTRFWLAEHHNMVSIASSATAVLIGHIAGGTKKIRVGSGGIMLPNHSPLIVAEQFGTLGSLFANRIDLGLGRAPGTDQITAQAIRSDRMQAVYKFPEEVSQIQQYFSAENHSSKVRATVAEGVEVPIYILGSSTDSAHLAAEKGLPYAFASHFAPAQLFDALNIYYNNFRPSAQLKEPYTIACINIIAADTDAAAERISTSLIRMMYGVLTGNIDYMQPPSEMTAELKELSENPAFQRMLKYAFIGSKETVKTKTEEFLQATGVNEIMAVSHIYDHNDRLRSYKLFSEIMNGN, from the coding sequence ATGTCCTTCAATATAAAAAGCATTCCCTACTCCATATTAGAATTAGCAAGTGTTTCAGCCGGGTCCAATCCTGCTGAGACTTTTAAGAACAGCCTTGATCTGGCACAACATGCCGAGGATCTGGGGTATACCAGATTCTGGCTTGCCGAGCATCATAATATGGTGAGCATTGCAAGCTCTGCCACCGCGGTGCTTATTGGCCATATCGCTGGTGGGACCAAAAAAATCCGGGTGGGTTCCGGCGGAATTATGCTGCCTAATCATTCACCCCTAATCGTTGCAGAGCAGTTTGGGACCCTGGGTTCCCTTTTTGCGAACAGGATCGATCTGGGCCTTGGCCGTGCGCCGGGGACTGATCAGATAACCGCGCAAGCTATTAGATCTGACAGGATGCAGGCCGTTTATAAATTTCCGGAGGAGGTAAGCCAGATCCAGCAATATTTTTCTGCTGAGAACCATTCTTCAAAAGTTCGTGCTACTGTGGCTGAAGGGGTGGAAGTTCCCATTTATATTCTGGGCTCCAGTACAGACAGTGCGCACCTTGCTGCAGAAAAAGGTTTGCCCTATGCATTTGCAAGTCATTTTGCGCCGGCGCAACTCTTTGATGCCCTCAATATTTATTATAACAACTTCCGGCCTTCAGCCCAATTAAAAGAACCCTACACCATTGCCTGCATAAATATTATCGCTGCAGATACTGATGCTGCTGCGGAAAGGATCTCTACTTCCCTTATTAGAATGATGTATGGGGTGCTTACCGGAAATATCGATTATATGCAACCTCCTTCAGAAATGACGGCGGAATTAAAGGAGCTTTCCGAAAATCCCGCTTTTCAACGGATGCTGAAATATGCTTTTATTGGCAGCAAAGAGACGGTTAAAACAAAGACTGAAGAATTTCTTCAAGCGACAGGGGTTAATGAGATCATGGCTGTTTCTCATATTTATGATCACAACGACAGGCTGAGGTCTTATAAATTGTTTTCTGAAATCATGAACGGGAATTGA
- a CDS encoding 2'-5' RNA ligase family protein translates to MKQFFIALVPENDLKLKLEEIKNSFAKTYNSHHALKLPPHITLIPPFKMQQEAEVTLIQVLRQTAENTNNFELQLNGFGAFPPRVIFIDVINSFALTNLFNRLYVNAQPLFPAKPQREYHPHITIATRDLKKQKFEEAWSVFRERDFIDIFPVHSLFLLGHNGRTWEILNEFPFAPEA, encoded by the coding sequence ATGAAACAATTTTTCATTGCCCTGGTCCCGGAAAATGATTTAAAGCTGAAGTTAGAAGAGATCAAAAATAGTTTTGCAAAAACCTATAATTCACATCACGCCCTTAAATTACCACCCCACATTACCTTAATCCCACCTTTTAAGATGCAGCAGGAAGCTGAGGTTACTTTGATCCAGGTTTTAAGGCAAACCGCTGAAAATACAAATAATTTTGAACTGCAATTGAATGGTTTTGGAGCCTTTCCTCCCCGGGTGATCTTCATCGACGTAATAAACAGTTTTGCGCTTACTAACCTCTTCAACCGGCTTTATGTAAATGCGCAGCCCCTATTTCCTGCTAAACCTCAGAGGGAATATCATCCACATATCACCATAGCAACAAGGGATTTGAAAAAGCAGAAATTTGAAGAAGCCTGGTCGGTTTTTAGGGAACGGGATTTCATCGATATTTTCCCCGTGCACAGCCTCTTTTTATTGGGCCATAACGGAAGAACCTGGGAAATTCTAAACGAATTTCCATTTGCTCCGGAGGCATAA
- a CDS encoding DUF4168 domain-containing protein — translation MFKSKKIAGLMLTVSMFASAAVFAQTPQLPQQQQQQVEVSDAELEKFATAFQHVRVISMEAQQEMAGVVTDEGMEIQRFNEIHQATMDPDVKVTATEAEKKQHQKIITNLETIQAGVQEKLEKVIGEQGITPARYEQIAMGLQNDPALQERLKKTFDK, via the coding sequence ATGTTTAAATCAAAAAAGATCGCAGGATTGATGTTAACCGTTTCAATGTTTGCAAGTGCTGCAGTTTTCGCCCAAACTCCTCAACTTCCCCAACAACAGCAACAGCAGGTTGAAGTAAGTGATGCCGAACTGGAGAAGTTCGCCACCGCTTTTCAACACGTGCGTGTGATATCTATGGAAGCGCAACAGGAAATGGCCGGGGTTGTAACAGATGAAGGAATGGAGATCCAGCGTTTCAATGAGATCCACCAGGCAACAATGGACCCAGATGTAAAAGTAACGGCTACTGAGGCTGAAAAGAAACAACATCAAAAGATAATTACCAATTTGGAAACTATCCAGGCCGGAGTACAGGAAAAACTCGAAAAGGTTATTGGTGAACAGGGTATTACTCCCGCGAGATATGAGCAAATAGCAATGGGTCTTCAAAATGACCCTGCACTGCAGGAAAGGCTAAAAAAGACTTTCGATAAATAA